The proteins below are encoded in one region of Pseudomonas sp. SCB32:
- a CDS encoding flagellar protein FliT translates to MNQAMQQLNETRAALCAAMHSKDWDAIGELDRMCREQVDVAMQDAERDEQALRDTMEQLLALYAELVKVCTAQRTAIGEELTAVRRSSQGAKVYQMFG, encoded by the coding sequence ATGAATCAGGCCATGCAACAACTCAATGAAACCCGTGCCGCGCTTTGTGCCGCGATGCACAGCAAGGACTGGGACGCCATCGGCGAACTGGACCGGATGTGCCGCGAGCAGGTGGACGTGGCCATGCAGGATGCCGAGCGCGACGAGCAGGCCCTGCGCGATACCATGGAGCAGCTGTTGGCGCTCTATGCCGAGCTGGTCAAGGTCTGCACCGCCCAGCGTACCGCCATTGGCGAGGAGCTGACCGCCGTGCGCCGCTCCAGCCAGGGCGCCAAGGTCTACCAGATGTTCGGCTGA
- the fliE gene encoding flagellar hook-basal body complex protein FliE, protein MSQGVEFNRLLLEMRSMQMEAMAKSKAQAAQPTEAGAPSFSQMLNQAVDKVNGTQQVATDMATAFEVGQSGVDLTDVMIASQKASVSFQAMTQVRNKLVQAYQDIMQMPV, encoded by the coding sequence ATGAGTCAGGGTGTCGAATTCAATCGTCTGCTGCTGGAGATGCGCTCCATGCAGATGGAAGCCATGGCCAAGTCGAAGGCGCAGGCCGCGCAACCGACCGAGGCGGGCGCGCCGAGCTTCTCGCAGATGCTCAACCAGGCGGTCGACAAGGTGAACGGCACCCAGCAGGTTGCCACCGATATGGCCACCGCCTTCGAAGTCGGCCAGAGCGGCGTCGATCTCACCGACGTGATGATCGCTTCGCAGAAAGCCTCTGTGTCCTTCCAGGCCATGACCCAGGTACGCAACAAGCTCGTCCAGGCGTACCAGGACATCATGCAGATGCCGGTCTGA
- the fleR gene encoding sigma-54-dependent response regulator transcription factor FleR — protein sequence MAAKVLLVEDDRALREALSDTLMLGGHDFIAVDCAEAALPALEKDAFSLVISDVNMPGMDGHQLLGLIRARYPQLPVLLMTAYGAVDRAVEAMRQGAADYLVKPFEPKALLELVARHALGTVARVEGDGPVALEPASRQLLELAARVARSDSTVLISGESGTGKEVLAQYIHQQSPRAAKPFVAINCAAIPDNMLEATLFGHEKGAFTGAIAAQPGKFELADGGTILLDEISEMPLGLQAKLLRVLQEREVERVGARKPISLDIRVLATTNRDLLGEVAAGRFREDLYYRLSVFPLAWRPLRERPADILPLAERLLAKYSRKMNLAPVTLCADARAALLAHPWPGNVRELDNAIQRSLILQQGGQVQAADLCLTAPIGHAPRPVLAAVPAPAPASVEIPSPAVQDAGALGEDLKRREFQMIIDTLRSERGRRKEAAERLGISPRTLRYKLAQMRDAGMDVEAYLYAS from the coding sequence ATGGCCGCCAAAGTCCTGCTGGTCGAAGACGACCGCGCCCTGCGTGAAGCCCTGTCCGACACCCTGATGCTCGGCGGGCACGACTTCATCGCCGTCGACTGCGCCGAGGCCGCGCTGCCGGCCCTGGAGAAAGATGCCTTCAGCCTGGTGATCAGCGATGTGAACATGCCGGGCATGGACGGGCACCAGCTGCTGGGCCTGATCCGCGCGCGTTATCCACAGCTGCCGGTACTGCTGATGACCGCCTACGGCGCGGTGGACCGCGCGGTGGAGGCCATGCGCCAGGGCGCGGCGGATTACCTGGTCAAACCCTTCGAGCCCAAGGCCCTGCTGGAGCTGGTGGCGCGTCATGCGCTGGGTACGGTCGCCCGTGTCGAGGGTGACGGTCCGGTGGCGCTGGAGCCGGCCAGCCGGCAATTGCTGGAGCTGGCTGCCCGCGTCGCGCGCAGTGACTCCACCGTGCTGATCTCCGGCGAGTCCGGCACCGGCAAGGAAGTGCTGGCCCAGTACATCCACCAGCAGTCTCCGCGCGCGGCCAAGCCGTTCGTGGCGATCAACTGCGCGGCGATCCCGGACAACATGCTCGAGGCCACTCTGTTCGGCCACGAGAAGGGCGCCTTCACTGGCGCCATCGCCGCCCAGCCGGGCAAGTTCGAACTGGCCGATGGTGGCACCATCCTGCTCGACGAAATCTCCGAGATGCCATTGGGACTGCAGGCCAAGCTGCTGCGCGTGCTGCAGGAGCGCGAGGTGGAGCGCGTTGGCGCGCGCAAGCCGATCAGCCTGGACATCCGTGTGCTCGCCACCACCAACCGCGACCTGCTCGGTGAAGTGGCGGCGGGGCGTTTCCGTGAGGACCTGTACTACCGACTTTCGGTGTTCCCGCTGGCCTGGCGCCCGCTGCGCGAACGCCCGGCGGACATCCTGCCGCTGGCCGAGCGCCTGCTGGCCAAGTACTCCCGCAAGATGAACCTTGCGCCGGTCACGCTCTGCGCCGACGCCCGCGCCGCCCTGCTGGCGCACCCGTGGCCGGGCAACGTGCGTGAGCTGGACAACGCCATCCAGCGTTCGCTGATCCTGCAGCAGGGTGGCCAGGTACAGGCTGCCGACCTCTGCCTGACCGCGCCCATCGGTCATGCGCCACGTCCGGTGCTCGCCGCAGTTCCGGCGCCGGCTCCGGCCAGCGTCGAAATTCCGTCACCTGCCGTGCAGGACGCCGGTGCCCTGGGTGAAGACCTCAAGCGCCGTGAGTTCCAGATGATCATCGATACCCTGCGCAGCGAGCGCGGCCGCCGCAAGGAAGCTGCCGAGCGCCTTGGGATCAGCCCGCGTACCCTGCGCTACAAACTGGCGCAGATGCGCGACGCGGGGATGGATGTGGAGGCGTATCTGTACGCCAGCTGA
- a CDS encoding sigma-54 dependent transcriptional regulator, whose amino-acid sequence MWRETKILLIDDNQDRCRDLSVIIGFLGEDQISCGSQDWRQAVDALPNGSRDVLCVLLGNVESKGGALELLKQVAAWDEFLPVLLIGEPVPADWPDELRRRVLASLEMPPSYNKLLDSLHRAQVYREMYDQARERGRQREPNLFRSLVGTSRAIQQVRQMMQQVADTDASVLILGESGTGKEVVARNLHYHSKRRDAPFVPVNCGAIPAELLESELFGHEKGAFTGAITSRAGRFELANGGTLFLDEIGDMPLPMQVKLLRVLQERTFERVGSNKTQNVDVRIIAATHKNLEKMIEDGSFREDLYYRLNVFPIEMAPLRERVEDIPLLMNELISRMEHEKRGSIRFNSAAIMSLCRHDWPGNVRELANLVERLAIMHPYGVIGVGELPKKFRHVDDEDEQLASSLREELEERAAITAGLPGLDSPAMLPAEGIDLKDYLANLEQGLIQQALDDAAGVVARAAERLRIRRTTLVEKMRKYGMSRREEEMAED is encoded by the coding sequence ATGTGGCGCGAAACCAAGATCCTCCTGATCGACGATAACCAGGACCGGTGCCGTGATCTCTCGGTCATCATCGGCTTCCTTGGCGAGGACCAGATCTCCTGCGGCAGCCAGGATTGGCGCCAGGCGGTCGACGCGCTGCCCAACGGCAGCCGCGATGTGCTCTGCGTGTTGCTCGGCAACGTGGAAAGCAAGGGCGGGGCGCTGGAGCTGCTCAAGCAGGTAGCGGCCTGGGACGAATTCCTGCCGGTGCTGCTGATCGGCGAGCCGGTGCCCGCTGACTGGCCCGATGAGCTACGTCGCCGCGTGCTGGCCAGCCTGGAAATGCCGCCCAGCTACAACAAGCTGCTCGACTCCCTGCACCGTGCCCAGGTCTACCGCGAGATGTACGACCAGGCTCGCGAGCGAGGCCGCCAGCGCGAGCCCAACCTGTTCCGCAGCCTGGTGGGCACCAGCCGTGCCATCCAGCAGGTGCGGCAGATGATGCAGCAGGTCGCCGACACCGACGCCAGCGTGCTGATCCTTGGTGAGTCCGGCACCGGCAAGGAAGTGGTCGCGCGCAACCTTCATTACCATTCCAAGCGCCGCGACGCGCCCTTCGTGCCGGTCAACTGCGGCGCGATCCCGGCGGAGCTGCTGGAAAGCGAACTGTTCGGCCACGAGAAGGGCGCTTTCACCGGCGCCATCACCAGCCGCGCCGGCCGTTTCGAGCTGGCCAACGGCGGCACCCTGTTCCTCGACGAGATCGGCGACATGCCGCTGCCGATGCAGGTCAAGCTGCTGCGCGTGCTGCAGGAGCGCACCTTCGAGCGGGTGGGCAGCAACAAGACGCAGAACGTGGACGTGCGCATCATCGCCGCCACCCACAAGAACCTCGAGAAGATGATCGAGGACGGCAGCTTCCGCGAGGACCTGTACTACCGCCTCAACGTCTTCCCCATCGAGATGGCCCCGCTGCGCGAGCGCGTGGAGGACATCCCGCTGCTGATGAACGAACTGATCTCGCGCATGGAGCACGAGAAGCGCGGGTCGATCCGCTTCAACTCCGCGGCCATCATGTCGCTCTGCCGTCACGACTGGCCGGGCAACGTGCGTGAGCTGGCGAACCTCGTCGAGCGTCTGGCGATCATGCATCCCTACGGCGTGATCGGCGTCGGCGAGCTGCCGAAGAAATTCCGTCACGTCGACGACGAGGACGAGCAACTGGCGAGCAGCCTGCGCGAGGAGCTGGAAGAGCGCGCGGCGATCACCGCCGGCCTGCCGGGCCTCGATTCACCGGCCATGCTGCCGGCCGAAGGCATCGACCTGAAGGATTACCTGGCAAATCTGGAGCAGGGCCTGATCCAGCAGGCGCTGGACGATGCCGCCGGTGTCGTTGCCCGTGCCGCCGAACGCCTGCGTATCCGCCGCACCACCCTGGTGGAGAAGATGCGCAAGTACGGCATGAGCCGTCGCGAGGAGGAAATGGCGGAGGATTGA
- the fliF gene encoding flagellar basal-body MS-ring/collar protein FliF, translated as MADATVDSQVPAKLGADAPKKPLLGLTFLENLADMPVLRQVGLLVGLAASIAVGFGMVLWSQQPDYKPLYGSLNGVDANKVVEALSAADIAYKVEPNSGALLVKADDLGRARMKVASAGVAPTDNNVGFEILDKEQALGTSQFMEATNYRRGLEGELARTISSLNNVKGARVHLAIPKSSVFVRDDRKPSASVLVELYPGRTLEPSQVLAIVNLVATSVPELNKSQVTVVDQKGTLLSDQQELSELTMAGKQFDYTRRMESNLNQRVHSILQPVLGNGRYKAEVSADVDFSAVESTSESYNPDQPALRSEQSNSEERQNSNGPQGVPGALSNQPPGPTSAPQKATQNAPSEFVAPGQPLKDANGQPIIDPKTGKPELAPYPTDKRQQNTRNYELDRSVSYTKQQQGRLRRLSVAVVLDDRMITDAKTGEVTHKPWSADELSRFTRLVQDAVGYDASRGDSVSVINAPFAPEQGDEIVAPPFYSQPWFWDVVKQVLGIVFILVLVLGVLRPVLNNLSGSKSKALVAGGAGAEGGLGELGGLEGDLSDDRVSLGGPASILLPSPSEGYDAQLNAIKSLVAQDPGRVAQVVKDWINSDE; from the coding sequence ATGGCTGACGCCACCGTAGACAGTCAGGTTCCCGCCAAGCTCGGCGCCGACGCGCCGAAGAAGCCGCTGCTGGGCCTGACCTTCCTCGAAAACCTCGCGGACATGCCCGTGCTGCGCCAGGTCGGCCTGCTGGTCGGCCTCGCCGCGAGCATCGCCGTCGGTTTCGGCATGGTGCTCTGGTCGCAGCAGCCCGATTACAAGCCGCTGTACGGCAGCCTCAATGGCGTCGACGCCAACAAGGTGGTCGAGGCGCTGAGCGCCGCCGATATCGCCTACAAGGTCGAGCCCAACTCCGGCGCGCTGCTGGTGAAGGCGGACGACCTCGGCCGCGCTCGAATGAAAGTGGCCAGCGCCGGCGTCGCGCCGACCGACAACAACGTCGGCTTCGAGATACTCGACAAGGAACAGGCACTGGGCACCAGCCAGTTCATGGAAGCGACCAATTACCGTCGCGGCCTGGAAGGCGAGCTGGCGCGCACCATTTCCAGCCTGAACAACGTCAAGGGCGCTCGCGTGCACCTGGCGATTCCGAAGAGCTCGGTGTTCGTTCGCGACGACCGCAAGCCCAGCGCCTCGGTGCTGGTCGAGCTGTATCCGGGCCGCACCCTGGAGCCGAGCCAGGTGCTGGCGATCGTCAACCTGGTGGCGACCAGCGTGCCGGAGCTGAACAAGTCCCAGGTCACCGTAGTCGACCAGAAAGGCACCCTGTTGTCCGACCAGCAGGAGCTCTCCGAGCTGACCATGGCCGGCAAGCAGTTTGACTACACCCGCCGCATGGAAAGCAACCTCAACCAGCGCGTGCACAGCATCCTGCAGCCGGTGCTGGGCAATGGCCGTTACAAGGCCGAAGTGTCCGCCGATGTCGACTTCAGCGCGGTGGAGTCCACCTCCGAGTCCTACAACCCGGACCAGCCGGCGCTGCGCAGCGAGCAGAGCAACAGCGAGGAACGGCAGAACAGCAACGGCCCGCAGGGTGTGCCGGGCGCGCTGTCGAACCAGCCGCCGGGGCCCACCAGTGCGCCGCAGAAGGCCACCCAGAACGCGCCGTCCGAGTTTGTCGCGCCGGGCCAACCGCTGAAGGACGCCAACGGCCAGCCGATCATCGATCCGAAGACCGGCAAGCCTGAATTGGCGCCGTACCCGACCGACAAGCGCCAGCAGAACACCCGCAACTACGAGCTGGACCGCTCGGTGAGCTACACCAAGCAGCAGCAGGGTCGCCTGCGCCGGCTTTCCGTCGCGGTAGTGCTGGATGACCGGATGATCACCGACGCCAAGACCGGCGAAGTGACCCACAAGCCGTGGAGCGCCGACGAACTGTCGCGCTTCACCCGCCTGGTACAGGACGCCGTGGGCTACGACGCCAGCCGTGGCGACAGCGTCAGCGTGATCAACGCGCCGTTCGCTCCCGAGCAGGGCGATGAGATCGTCGCTCCGCCGTTCTACTCGCAGCCCTGGTTCTGGGACGTGGTCAAGCAAGTGCTGGGCATCGTCTTCATCCTGGTGCTGGTGCTGGGCGTGCTGCGTCCGGTGCTGAACAACCTCTCGGGCAGCAAGAGCAAGGCCCTGGTGGCCGGTGGCGCGGGTGCCGAGGGCGGGCTGGGCGAGCTGGGCGGCCTGGAGGGCGATCTGTCGGATGACCGCGTCAGCCTCGGCGGCCCCGCCAGTATTCTGTTGCCGAGCCCATCCGAGGGTTACGATGCGCAACTCAACGCGATCAAGAGCCTGGTCGCGCAGGACCCCGGGCGTGTGGCTCAGGTGGTGAAAGACTGGATCAATTCCGATGAGTGA
- the fliD gene encoding flagellar filament capping protein FliD, with protein sequence MAGVTGIATGNDYTALITSIVNLEKSPKQTQLDTLSKSTTTKLTSLGQLKSAISDFQSALVALNSPSSFLARTAKSSDESIFKATATQSAAAGSYQVQVQQLAGTSKVALQSVASSTDVKFNSGTLKLSLGDSEVASIDIDPTNNTLAGVRDAINKQSSTSGITATIISDASGSRLVLNSTKSGDGNDIKVEVSGEGTNGDTSLSKLAFDPATAQSLASLTDADKAAGLGGYVTKAQSAKLTVDGLSVVSDTNTVTSAIEGVSINLTKVTAADTPVTLTVGRDEDGVKANVQKFVDAYNKLITYTNAQTKVTSVGEDKAPVTGPLVGDASIRSMLSAVRNEMVAPNANGGSFNSLASLGVTTKKDGTLEIDSDKLAKAVSSDFEGVSAYFTGDNGLASRLGGKLKAYTDADGILDQRTDILQRTLSSVDKQQSDLNLRIAALQDRLNKQFSTMDNLVAELTKTGNNLASQLASMPFANKNG encoded by the coding sequence ATGGCAGGTGTAACCGGGATCGCGACAGGGAATGACTACACAGCCCTGATTACGTCGATCGTCAATCTTGAGAAGTCGCCCAAGCAGACCCAGCTGGACACACTCTCCAAGAGCACCACCACCAAACTCACCTCCCTGGGGCAGCTCAAGAGTGCCATCAGTGATTTCCAGAGTGCACTGGTAGCGCTGAACAGCCCATCGTCCTTCCTGGCGCGTACCGCCAAGTCATCGGACGAAAGCATTTTCAAGGCTACTGCGACACAGAGTGCCGCCGCAGGCAGCTATCAGGTCCAGGTTCAGCAGTTGGCTGGCACCAGCAAGGTCGCCCTTCAGTCGGTTGCCAGTAGCACTGACGTCAAGTTCAACAGCGGCACGCTGAAGCTGTCGCTGGGTGACAGCGAGGTCGCTTCGATCGATATCGACCCCACCAACAACACCTTGGCTGGCGTGCGGGATGCGATCAACAAGCAATCTTCCACCTCCGGCATCACCGCCACCATTATTTCGGACGCTTCCGGTTCCCGCCTGGTGCTCAACAGTACCAAGTCCGGCGATGGCAACGACATCAAGGTCGAGGTCTCGGGGGAGGGCACCAACGGTGATACCAGCCTGAGCAAGCTGGCATTCGACCCTGCCACCGCCCAAAGCCTGGCCTCGCTGACGGATGCCGACAAGGCGGCAGGGCTTGGCGGCTATGTGACCAAGGCGCAAAGCGCGAAGCTGACAGTGGATGGTCTTTCGGTCGTCAGCGATACGAATACCGTGACCTCGGCAATCGAGGGCGTCAGCATCAATCTGACCAAGGTGACCGCCGCGGACACTCCAGTCACCCTGACCGTCGGTCGTGACGAGGATGGCGTCAAGGCGAACGTGCAGAAGTTTGTTGATGCGTACAACAAGCTCATCACCTACACCAATGCGCAAACCAAGGTCACGTCCGTTGGCGAGGACAAGGCCCCTGTCACCGGCCCGTTGGTGGGCGACGCTTCGATCCGCTCGATGCTGAGCGCAGTGCGTAACGAGATGGTTGCTCCCAACGCCAATGGCGGCAGTTTCAACAGCCTGGCCAGCCTGGGCGTGACCACGAAGAAAGACGGCACCCTGGAGATCGACAGCGACAAGCTTGCCAAGGCCGTCAGCTCCGACTTCGAAGGCGTCTCGGCCTATTTCACCGGCGATAACGGACTGGCCAGTCGCCTCGGCGGCAAGCTCAAAGCCTACACGGACGCTGATGGCATCCTCGATCAGCGTACCGACATCCTGCAGCGCACGCTGAGCAGCGTCGACAAGCAGCAGTCGGACCTCAATCTGCGTATCGCCGCCTTGCAGGACCGCCTGAACAAGCAGTTCTCGACCATGGACAACCTGGTCGCCGAGCTCACCAAGACTGGCAACAACCTCGCCAGTCAACTGGCAAGCATGCCCTTCGCCAACAAGAATGGCTAA
- a CDS encoding PAS domain-containing sensor histidine kinase: MMPVAQRQSETTSLTPVEALAPVEENRPVEESSRANLEQAFALFNQMSNQLSESYSLLEARVTELKGQLALVSAQRMQELAEKERLANRLQSLLDVLPGGVIVLDAQGVVRDANPVACALLGKPLVGMLWREVISRSFAPRADDGHEVSLRDGRRVSIAIRSLNGEPGQLILLNDLTETRRLQDQLARHERLSALGRMVASLAHQIRTPLSAAMLYASHLSEQELPLEQQQRFAGRIKERLHELENQVRDMLVFARGELPLPDRMAPSQLFTSLRAAAESHVAGLSVRWQCDARAGELLCNRDTLVGTLLNLVENAIQAAGRDVRLKVHLYARGDSLRLSISDNGPGMSAETLARLGEPFFTTKTTGTGLGLAVVKAVAKAHQGELRLRSRAGRGTCATLILPLINAQTIAHKE, translated from the coding sequence ATGATGCCAGTCGCCCAACGCCAGTCCGAAACCACCTCCCTCACGCCTGTAGAGGCCCTTGCGCCCGTCGAAGAAAACAGGCCGGTGGAGGAGAGCAGCCGCGCGAATCTGGAACAGGCTTTTGCCCTGTTCAACCAGATGTCCAACCAGCTCAGCGAGTCCTACAGCCTGCTGGAGGCGCGCGTCACCGAGCTCAAGGGCCAGCTGGCCCTGGTCAGCGCCCAGCGCATGCAGGAACTGGCTGAGAAGGAGCGCCTGGCCAACCGCCTGCAGAGCCTGCTCGACGTGCTGCCCGGCGGCGTCATCGTGCTCGACGCCCAGGGTGTGGTGCGTGACGCCAATCCGGTGGCCTGCGCGCTGCTCGGCAAGCCGCTGGTGGGCATGCTCTGGCGCGAGGTGATCTCCCGCAGTTTCGCTCCCCGTGCCGACGACGGCCATGAAGTTTCCCTGCGCGATGGACGCCGCGTGTCCATCGCCATCCGCTCGCTGAACGGCGAGCCCGGCCAGCTCATCCTGCTCAACGACCTGACGGAAACCCGTCGCCTGCAGGACCAGTTGGCACGCCACGAGCGTCTTTCCGCACTGGGCCGGATGGTCGCCTCGCTGGCCCACCAGATCCGTACGCCGCTTTCCGCCGCCATGCTCTACGCCAGTCACCTGAGCGAGCAGGAGTTGCCGCTGGAGCAGCAACAGCGCTTCGCCGGACGGATCAAGGAGCGTCTGCACGAGCTGGAAAACCAGGTGCGCGACATGCTGGTGTTCGCCCGCGGCGAACTGCCACTGCCGGACCGCATGGCGCCGTCGCAGCTGTTCACCAGCCTGCGCGCTGCCGCCGAATCCCATGTTGCCGGCCTGAGCGTCCGTTGGCAGTGCGACGCCCGCGCGGGCGAGTTGCTGTGCAACCGCGACACCCTGGTCGGCACGTTGCTCAACCTGGTGGAAAACGCCATCCAGGCTGCCGGCCGCGACGTGCGCCTGAAGGTGCACCTGTATGCGCGCGGTGACAGCCTGCGTCTGTCGATCAGCGACAACGGGCCGGGTATGAGCGCCGAAACCCTGGCGCGCCTGGGCGAACCCTTCTTCACCACCAAGACCACCGGTACGGGCCTCGGCCTGGCCGTGGTCAAGGCCGTTGCCAAGGCCCACCAGGGCGAGCTGCGCCTGCGCTCGCGCGCCGGCCGTGGCACCTGCGCCACCCTGATCCTGCCGTTGATCAACGCTCAAACCATCGCTCACAAGGAATGA
- the fliS gene encoding flagellar export chaperone FliS produces MYAMRAMKQYQQVSLESRVAESSPHGLIQMLMQGGLERMAQARGAIERGQLAERGELISKAIGIVGGLREALNLEQGGELALNLDRLYGYMTERLLEANRNGDAAILDELSGLLREVKSGWDAIAA; encoded by the coding sequence ATGTACGCCATGAGAGCCATGAAGCAATACCAGCAAGTCAGCCTGGAGTCGCGCGTCGCCGAGTCGTCGCCGCACGGCCTGATCCAGATGCTGATGCAGGGTGGTCTGGAGCGCATGGCGCAAGCCCGTGGTGCCATCGAGCGTGGCCAGCTGGCCGAGCGTGGCGAGCTGATCAGCAAGGCCATCGGCATCGTCGGCGGGCTGCGCGAGGCGCTGAACCTGGAGCAGGGCGGCGAGCTGGCGTTGAACCTTGATCGACTTTACGGTTACATGACCGAGCGCCTGCTGGAGGCCAATCGCAATGGCGACGCCGCCATCCTCGACGAGCTCTCCGGCCTGCTGCGCGAAGTGAAGTCGGGCTGGGACGCAATCGCCGCCTGA
- a CDS encoding flagellin gives MALTVNTNIASLNTQRNLNGSSNALSTSLQRLSTGYRINSAKDDAAGLQISNRLTNQINGLNVATRNANDGISLAQTAEGALQQSTNILSRIRDLSLQSANGSNSDADRAALQKEVSAQQAELTRIADTTTFGGRKLLDGSFGSSSFQVGSNAYETIDVSLQSAKASAIGSYQLGNNGATPATEAGTLVAAPAAYGAVNITGGGSTAALTLTSDSAKGAAAEIDGAIPGLSATARTVFKADVSGVAAGEGLSFQVTVGSASVNFAGVNSTKDLADQMNSNGAKLGITASVDKTGALTITSATGENVTFGAITESGSGTAGKINVSIQGADGKFGTAAAVAAGGGSVEGYVQLNSPTAYTVSGAGAAKLFGGTTAQQSTVANVDISTASGAQNAIAVIDNALAAIDSQRADLGAVQNRFSNTIDNLTNISENASAARSRIKDTDFAAETASLSKNQVLQQAGTAILAQANQLPQSVLSLLR, from the coding sequence ATGGCCCTTACCGTCAACACGAACATTGCTTCCCTCAACACCCAGCGTAACCTCAATGGCTCGTCCAACGCGCTGAGCACCTCGCTGCAGCGTCTGTCCACTGGTTACCGCATCAACAGCGCCAAGGATGACGCCGCCGGCCTGCAGATCTCCAACCGTCTGACCAACCAGATCAATGGTCTGAACGTCGCCACCCGCAACGCCAACGACGGCATCTCCCTGGCGCAGACCGCTGAAGGTGCCCTGCAGCAGTCCACCAACATCCTGTCGCGTATCCGTGACCTGTCCCTGCAGTCCGCCAACGGCTCCAACAGCGATGCCGACCGTGCCGCCCTGCAGAAAGAAGTGTCCGCCCAGCAGGCCGAACTGACCCGTATCGCCGACACCACCACCTTCGGTGGTCGCAAGCTGCTGGACGGCTCCTTCGGTTCCTCCAGCTTCCAGGTCGGTTCCAACGCCTACGAAACCATCGACGTCAGCCTGCAGAGCGCAAAAGCCAGCGCCATTGGTTCCTACCAGCTGGGTAACAACGGTGCTACTCCGGCCACTGAGGCTGGCACTCTAGTTGCTGCTCCGGCCGCTTATGGTGCCGTGAATATCACTGGCGGTGGTTCCACCGCTGCCCTGACCCTGACCTCCGACAGCGCCAAGGGCGCGGCGGCTGAGATTGATGGCGCCATTCCGGGCCTGAGCGCTACTGCGCGTACCGTATTCAAGGCCGACGTTTCGGGTGTAGCTGCTGGCGAAGGCCTGTCCTTCCAGGTGACCGTGGGGAGCGCAAGCGTTAACTTCGCTGGTGTCAACAGCACCAAGGATCTCGCTGACCAGATGAACTCCAACGGCGCCAAGCTGGGGATCACTGCCAGCGTCGACAAGACCGGAGCCCTGACCATCACTTCCGCCACTGGCGAGAACGTCACCTTCGGCGCCATCACTGAAAGTGGTAGCGGCACTGCGGGCAAGATCAACGTCAGCATTCAGGGTGCCGATGGCAAATTCGGTACTGCCGCCGCAGTCGCTGCTGGCGGCGGCAGCGTCGAAGGCTACGTTCAACTGAACTCGCCGACCGCGTACACCGTTTCTGGCGCCGGCGCAGCCAAGCTGTTCGGCGGCACCACTGCTCAGCAGTCCACCGTGGCCAACGTCGACATCTCCACCGCTTCCGGCGCTCAGAACGCCATCGCGGTGATCGATAACGCCCTGGCTGCGATCGACTCCCAGCGCGCTGACCTCGGTGCCGTGCAAAACCGCTTCAGCAACACCATCGACAACCTGACCAACATCTCGGAGAACGCCTCCGCTGCCCGTAGCCGTATCAAGGACACCGACTTCGCCGCGGAAACCGCGTCGCTGTCGAAGAACCAGGTACTGCAGCAGGCCGGTACCGCGATCCTGGCCCAGGCCAACCAGCTGCCGCAGTCGGTACTCAGCCTGCTCCGCTAA
- a CDS encoding flagellar protein FlaG, whose product MDIMNIASTTLLGGGKTQTATTPAGSARSDSAAPEAQQDAASRAQDQRGQLDTAVASIQSYAQSVTRNLNFSIDDSTGDVVVKVIDGESGKVVRQIPSEEVLKLAARLDDMRSLMFEARA is encoded by the coding sequence ATGGACATCATGAACATCGCTTCGACTACGCTGCTGGGTGGCGGCAAGACCCAGACGGCTACCACGCCCGCCGGGAGTGCGCGCTCTGATAGCGCCGCACCGGAAGCGCAGCAGGATGCCGCCAGCCGTGCGCAGGATCAGCGCGGCCAGCTGGATACCGCGGTTGCCAGCATTCAGTCCTATGCGCAGTCGGTCACGCGAAACCTGAATTTCAGCATCGACGACTCCACCGGCGATGTGGTGGTCAAGGTCATCGATGGCGAATCCGGCAAGGTGGTGCGGCAAATTCCTTCCGAGGAAGTACTAAAGCTTGCCGCCCGGCTCGACGATATGCGCAGCTTGATGTTCGAGGCCCGCGCCTGA